CGCCTACTACGACTTCCGCAACAGCGGCCTCAACGCAAACTCCTGGGCGAATAATGCGACGGTTAACTCCGCCGGCGTCTGGGCACCGGTTCGCAGGCCTAAACTCATCGAGCATGACTTCGGCGGTAGCGTCGGCGGTCCCATCTTCCGTGACAAGCTATTCTTCTTCGCTACCTTTGCTGAGTTCAGACAGCCTGGCAACCTCACAGCCAGCAACAATATCTTTGCTAACTCCGCTGTGCAGGGCAACTTCACCTACACAGGAACCGACAAGGCAAACCATACCGTCAACGTCTTCCAGCTTGCACAAGCCAACAATCCTGCAAACCCGGGTACGATCAACCCTGGTGTTAGCACTCTTATTCAGAATGCGATCGCTTCAACGAATGGGCAGGGCCTTGCCTACGGTACGGACCCGACCATTATCCAGACCTCCTTCAACGTTCCCGGAGCTCAACTCCAGTATTACCCCGTGGCTCGTCTTGATTACAACGCCACCGATAAGCTTCGGATGTACGCCTCATTCATCATGTCGCAGAGCAATCCAGTGGGCAGCTATCCTGCGCCATTTCTGGGTGCTGCATACGCCAGTCAGAACGGAAATAACTTCAGCCGCAGCTTCAACGTGAACTCCGGACTCGACTACATCGTGAATCCTCACCTGATCAACCAGTTCAAGTTCGGTTTCCTGTATAACGTTCAGCAGTTCGCCGCCTCAGCCGCTCCCAACTGGCTCACAGTGCCACCCGTGGTCTTCAACATGACGGGCGACACCAACAACAGGATGTCGGGCATCAACTACTCGCTCCCCACCGGTTACGAGTATCCAGTATTCAGCCTATCGGACAGCCTTAGTCTTCAGAAGGGTGCTCACAACTACAACTTTGGCTTCCAAGGCTATCGCGAGCAAGATCACTACTACAATGCTCCCCAGGGTTTCCCGTACACCTACTTCGGCATCGCCTCCGGTGACCCCATCGTCAACGCCTTCGGGATCGGTACAGCGCTGCCCGCTGCAAGCAGTACTAACCAGTCTGAAGCGGAGCAGCTTTATGCTGTCCTGACCGGCCGCATCTCCAGTGTGTCCGGAAACAACGGCTACAGCCAATCTACTGGTGCCTATGGACCTCACTCCTTCAACCTGGATGAAGTTGCTTTGGCCACCGGAGTCTGGTTCCAGGACTCGTGGAAGGTCCTCCCGACATTGACCCTCAATTACGGTCTCCGGTGGGACTTCACGGTCGACCCGCATGACGTGAAAGCCGCTTACCACAACGCGCTGATCGACAGCATCTACGGCCCAACCGCACAGGGCAATCTCTTCCAGCCTGGCACGCTCGCTGGAAACCAAAATCCTGGTTTTTCTCTCAATCCTCGTCCCTTCCACGGCTTCGATAAGACACCTCAGCCCCAAGTCGCCCTCAACTGGAACCCCAAGCCGAACGACGGTGGATTCCTTGCCAAGCTTCTCGGCAACGGTGCCACTGCTATCCGAGCCAGCTTCGGGCTGCGTGACTTCACCGAACCTTATCAGTTTTACTGGGATGCCTCTTCCGCGCAGGGCCTGCTCTATAACCAAAGCTTTTCTTTGACGGCAAATACCAGCGGTGCAACCGGCACCTTCACCCCTGGTTCATTGGCGTACGGACAGGCGCTTCCGCCTTATGCGGTCAGTCCGACGAGTTTCCCGTCGACTGCCCCGTTGGCCAACTTCACCTTCATCGGCGGTGGCAAGAATGTGGAGGGAATCAAGGCCAATATTCGCGAGCCATATTCGGAGTCATGGAGCCTTGGGATTCAGCGCGCCATTAACCGGACGAGCGTCCTTGAAGTTCGCTACAACGGCAATCGTTCCGTGCATGACTGGACTGCGTTGAACTACAACGAGGTCAACATCGTTGAGAACGGATTCACCACCGAATTCCAGAACGCTCAGAAGAACCTGGCGGCTAACGGCGGTAAGTCCTTCGCGGATACCGGGTTGATCCATACCCCAATCCTGGACGCCGCCTTTGCCAACACCCCCACTAACTTCACCGCGACACAGTTCATCAACTACCTGAACAACGGACAAGCTGGAACATTTGCCACACAACTCGCGGGCAATGGTCAAAGCACGCCGGCCTACTTTTGCGCGCTTGTCGGCTCCAAGTTCGCACCATGCGCGACGAACGCTAAATTCACCGGTGCTGGTGCCGGCTACCCTATCAATTTCTTCCAAGCTAACCCCTACGCAGCCGGTTCCAGTACGGCCTATATGACGGACGCCGGTTACTCCAACTACAACGGCTTGCAGGTAGATTTCCGCCAAGCAAACTGGCATGGTCTGCAAGGCGACGTTAACTACACCTACAGCAAGACGCTGGGCTTCGGAACCAACAATAACGACTACTTAGCCACTGCGGACAACTTCTACACCTTGCGAAACCTGGGCAAGTCGTATGTCCCGCAGTCCTTCGATCTTCGCAACGTAGGCCATGCTTACGGAACCTACGATCTACCCTTCGGCAAGAACCGCGCGTTCCTCAATAACAGCACGCTGCTCAACGAGATCGCGGGCGGCTTCACGCTCGGCACTGTTGTCACCTATTCGTCGGGTGCGCCATTCTTGCTCACCGGTGGATACGACACCTTCAACCAAAATGACGGCGGCGTCACGCTCAAAGGCGTCACCGCGAACGATCTTCAGAGTGCCGTAGGGATTCACCATATCGCGGGGCACACTACGGCGCTCGCTCTGGATCCCAAGTACTTCACCGGCGGTGCAGCCGGTGGAACGGCTAACACTGCGCTGGTTGCACCGAACACCACTGCTGGAACCATCGGCAGTGTCGTCTGGCTGCATGGACCAAACCAGTTCACCCAGAACATGGCTTTGAGCAAGCTGATTCCCATCAAGGAGCGTTATGCACTTAGCCTACAGGGAGAGTTCATCAACGTTTGGAATCACCCAACCTGGGGTACGCCCTCTGGATCGCTTCAGTCGACGACATTTGGGACCTCGAGCATCGTAACTGGGGCACGCCAGGTTGAACTCCGCGGCAACATCACCTTCTAACCCTTTCAGTTTTCTGAGCGGATGCGGCGAGGAATCGCCGCATCCATTTTTTGGCTCGGGACTCATCTTGACCACCAAGACACAACGTAAGACGATACTATCGCTGAACCATGTCTGCGGCTCGGCCAGCGATAGTATCATCTTGCGCGAGAACGCGGGAGCTAACTTAGCTGCGCCACAACCTCAAACCGCCGTTGTCCATTAGGAGAGATCACAACCGCATCGTTGTGTGGCCCGGCAAACGGCATGGCCGTGCCATTCACTGTCGCGTCCTTTAGCGTCTTGCCTGTACCTGGCCGGAAGCTCACACTTAACTCCTTCGGCAGATCACCCTTCGCAGGTAGCGTGATGATTGCAGCCAGCGCATCGCCACGTGTCTCCAGCCTGTAGTCGACACGCCCCCAGCGAGTCGGCGCACCCACAATCCCAATCGGCTTACCCGTAGCCACCCAGTCCCGCGGCAGAGCTCGCCCAAAATGCAGGTGTTCCTCATCCGAGTCCTCGAACACCATCATCCACCGCACCAGGAGCGGGATCGTCTGCTGCGCTGGGATGCAGAACAGCGCGCCACCGCCAGTAATACCGGACACCTCGCCCGCCGTCCAGCTCCCGCGCGAGTGATCGTGATACCGGTGTGCATATAGGAAGAGTATGTACTCCTCAATGCGATTTAAGCGCAGCAGCATCGCCGCATAACCATACGAGACAAAGCCCAGGATTGCTCGCCCATTAGGATTCGCACGTCCTACATTCGCCACAACGCCAACCGTTGTAGCGCCGTAAGCGCGCATGCAGTCGATGACGATATTGGCTTGCTCTGCCGGCAGCACATCAGGCTGTAACAACTCCGCGTAGCAGCGATGCGTCCAGCCCTGCTCGCTCGGATGCTCGGTCTCGATCGACTCACGAAACGTCAGCTTCACGCCCGGCATCGGGCCAATGTAAGCCGGCTTCATGTCGCGCCGGATGTTGGCTTCGATGCTCTTCGTTAGTGTGTCCTGAAGCTGCTGGCTGCGCCTCATCCATTCGGCCGCCGTCGGTTCGGCGCCGCTCAACTTCAGCTTGCGCCAGGTCCCTGCGATATCCCGCCATCCCCGCACCGTAAACGCGCTGTTGGAAAAATAAGGCTTCCACCAGACGGAAGGATCGGGCATCAGGCATGAGTCAGACTCACACCAGCCATGCAACAGTCCGTAGCCAGGATCGCTTGTAGGCAGCTTGAGAGCTTCATCCTGCAACTCTGCAAGCAGTGTGGCCGTGGCTTCGATCTTTTCGCGATGCTTGAGCAGCAGCGACCTGTCACCGGTCAACTGGTAGTAACGCGAGATGAGAAACAGCGTCAGCCCAAACTGCGCCGTCTCCGCTCCACGCATGTTCACCATGCCCTTGCTGTTGGTGAAGTCTGAGAAGTAGTTATCGAAGATATCGTGTGCAACCTGGAAGCGCCCGCACTCCAGGTTGGCATACAGCGCCATGGTGAAGATATCCTGGAAGCCGTCATACTCCGGCCCGTAGTAGTCGCGGTCCACCGCTCCATACTTCGGATAGACACCACCCGGCCGCACGATCTGTTCCTTCACGAAAGCATAGCGAACCATGTCGCTCCAACTCGTATCCGGTAACGTCATGGGAGTCACGTCATGCGTCTGCCGCTCCCAGTACTCAGCAAACTCCAGCATCCCGGCATAGAACTCCTCGGGCTTCGGATCCTGTTGCCGCCGTGTATACGCAGGATAGCTATAGCCATACTCCACCTTGCTGATCGCACCATTCTGAATGTGCGCCGTACGATGCCACGTCTGTACGATAAAGCGGTCCTTCGCCAATACGTCGCCAAACACGACGATCTCGTAATGCGAGCCATCGTCTCCCGGGAGCACCTTGCGCACCGCAGGCATCCATCCGCCAATCAAGCCCTCATGCCGCTTGTTCGCACGGTCCTGGGTCAGTTCTTTGAAGTACTGCACCGGATGATAGGTCCGGGTGTTGCCGCTCGGATAAACCGGCATGGTGTCGCTGCATTCACGCGTACCCACGATCGTGTTCCACACAGGCCGAGCATTCGGCCCATCGCGGTGCATCGAGTTCATCGGCGGCGCGGCCCTGCGAACCTCATCCTCATTCGGATCGCCATGCGCCAGCAGCTTGTCTGCCAGAAGATCCTGCCCCGCCATCCCAATGTCCTTGATGTCGAGCCCCAGATGCTGCGGCCCGTCGTCAGCAAACGTAGCCTCCGCCGTCTTCGGCAGCACTCGCGCGACGCCTTTCGATGAGACGAATGTGATCACGCCATCGCGCGTTCGCAGATCCTCATAGACTGTCCAGCTCTCATCCCCACGAGCGAATGTACAGAGCTTCGTGTGCCCGTCTACCGACGCGTCCATCGCAGCCATTGCGCCGATCAAAGCCGATTCACATGAGACCGTCTTCGGCGCTTCAGCTACTGCAGCCAACGAACCCAATGCAGCCGTGCTGGCCGCTGCACACTTCAAAAAATTACGCCTGTCCATAAATCCTCGCATGGTCCTCGGTTTAGGGATGAGTCGGATGGTCCCCGTAAAACTTCCAGCTAGTCGTAAAGTCGCTTGACAGCTTCTGCCGTTCGATATCGGCGCGCAGCATCTCAATCGGCATCGGACCTTCATGCAGAATCGCATCGTGGAACTCACGGTTCGTCATCTTCTTCGAGTCCACAAGCTCCTTATGCATCGCGCGGAACTGCAGCCCGCCCATCAGGTAGGCGCACTGATACAGCGGGCCCACTGAACCATCGAACGACCGCCGTACCTCGGCCAATGCATTCTCTGATTCAAAGCCCACGTTATCAATCAGGAACTGAACACACTGCTGCGGCGTCCACTTGCCCAGATGAAAGTTCATCGTAAAGATCACCCTGGCAGAGCGGTGCATCCGCCAAACCAACGCACCCACCCGATCTTCCGGAGTCTTATTGAAGTTCATCTCGTAGAACAGCATCTCCCACCACAGTGAGTTACCCTCATGCCAGAACGGCGTAGAGAAAGGCCGTCTATAGGTATGGTAACGAGCCGACATATAGAACTGCAGGAAGTGCCCCGGGATCATCTCGTGAAACGCAGTCGCATGAGCAAACGGAATGTTATTCCCACGCATGCTCATCTCCCGCTGCTCATACGTCATCGTGTCCGTAGGATAGGAGACACTGATCTCGTTGCCGCCCGTAAAGAACGGATTGACCAGCTGCCGCTCCGGCGTCATCATGACCATCCGCCATGTCTCATCGGCAAGCGGCGGCACGGTCACCAAGTCGTTCTTCTTTACAAAGTCGCTGCCTTC
This region of Granulicella tundricola MP5ACTX9 genomic DNA includes:
- a CDS encoding TonB-dependent receptor; the protein is MKPSIVRLVCHTSLSAAALAVVPAALLAQSGNQGTVIITVQDPQGAVIPGTSLELVERSSNSVRKAVSDGKGLYTFINLNIGSYRLSLSHDGYQTKVYDDVLVQSSTVTPLTVSLPVGAVSETVNVTSEATAVLQTSSTEIGTVINTTDIENLPISGRSISGLTQLAAGFNGTYNGLPEGTQGTNIDGAIANNGRTKYQGTISTMISPRIESFEQVSVVTDGLSLGNGFGTATTQLNYVTRRGSNQFHGRAYYDFRNSGLNANSWANNATVNSAGVWAPVRRPKLIEHDFGGSVGGPIFRDKLFFFATFAEFRQPGNLTASNNIFANSAVQGNFTYTGTDKANHTVNVFQLAQANNPANPGTINPGVSTLIQNAIASTNGQGLAYGTDPTIIQTSFNVPGAQLQYYPVARLDYNATDKLRMYASFIMSQSNPVGSYPAPFLGAAYASQNGNNFSRSFNVNSGLDYIVNPHLINQFKFGFLYNVQQFAASAAPNWLTVPPVVFNMTGDTNNRMSGINYSLPTGYEYPVFSLSDSLSLQKGAHNYNFGFQGYREQDHYYNAPQGFPYTYFGIASGDPIVNAFGIGTALPAASSTNQSEAEQLYAVLTGRISSVSGNNGYSQSTGAYGPHSFNLDEVALATGVWFQDSWKVLPTLTLNYGLRWDFTVDPHDVKAAYHNALIDSIYGPTAQGNLFQPGTLAGNQNPGFSLNPRPFHGFDKTPQPQVALNWNPKPNDGGFLAKLLGNGATAIRASFGLRDFTEPYQFYWDASSAQGLLYNQSFSLTANTSGATGTFTPGSLAYGQALPPYAVSPTSFPSTAPLANFTFIGGGKNVEGIKANIREPYSESWSLGIQRAINRTSVLEVRYNGNRSVHDWTALNYNEVNIVENGFTTEFQNAQKNLAANGGKSFADTGLIHTPILDAAFANTPTNFTATQFINYLNNGQAGTFATQLAGNGQSTPAYFCALVGSKFAPCATNAKFTGAGAGYPINFFQANPYAAGSSTAYMTDAGYSNYNGLQVDFRQANWHGLQGDVNYTYSKTLGFGTNNNDYLATADNFYTLRNLGKSYVPQSFDLRNVGHAYGTYDLPFGKNRAFLNNSTLLNEIAGGFTLGTVVTYSSGAPFLLTGGYDTFNQNDGGVTLKGVTANDLQSAVGIHHIAGHTTALALDPKYFTGGAAGGTANTALVAPNTTAGTIGSVVWLHGPNQFTQNMALSKLIPIKERYALSLQGEFINVWNHPTWGTPSGSLQSTTFGTSSIVTGARQVELRGNITF